The Toxotes jaculatrix isolate fToxJac2 chromosome 14, fToxJac2.pri, whole genome shotgun sequence genome window below encodes:
- the yme1l1b gene encoding ATP-dependent zinc metalloprotease YME1L1b isoform X2 has protein sequence MFSLSMTVQPQVTVPLSHFINVLHSLKSSVGSSSSATCKSIKHKEHASDSELDCTESMWNLRELGLSDLGTQQLDELVNRVLPHLSTQAELLPVGSQTAWKTSHLSTHSFFYNKHGFSCGPTPMSAQVFSRQQPSPLLSLCTELQHWPVLVQSRGFKTLKSKTRRLQSGFDRPLESEGFTPSFMKGILSRDKGIEVESLDTLLKNKNIPNGQQDAFKRGFAEGFLKAQALTQRTQDSLRRTRLILLVLLLVGLYGISKTPFLSGLDSAVDPVQMKNVTFEHVKGVEEAKNELQEVVEFLKNPQKFTALGGKLPKGVLLVGPPGTGKTLLARAVAGEADVPFYYASGSEFDEMFVGVGASRIRNLFREGKANAPCVIFIDELDSVGGKRIESPMHPYSRQTINQLLAEMDGFKTNEGVIIIGATNFPEALDNALIRPGRFDMQVTVPKPDVKGRTEILNWYLKKIKVDPAIEANIIARGTVGFSGADLENLVNQAALKAAVDGKDMVTMKELEFAKDKILMGPERRSAEIDKKNKLITAYHESGHAIVAYYTKDAMPINKATIMPRGPSLGHVSMLPENDRWSETRSQLLAQMDVSMGGRVAEEIIFGHDYITTGASSDFDSATKIAKMMVTRFGMCEKLGVMTYTDMTQQSPETQAAVEHEVRLLLKESYERAKALLKSHAKEHKNLADALLMYETLDAKEIQLVLEGKTLETR, from the exons atgttttccttgtcAATGACGGTCCAGCCACAG GTGACTGTACCTCTCAGCCACTTCATCAATGTCCTCCACTCTCTGAAGAGCTCAgtgggaagcagcagcagtgccacctgcaaatcaataaaacacaagGAGCATGCCTCCGATTCAGAACTAGACTGCACAGAG TCCATGTGGAACCTGCGGGAGCTTGGATTATCAGACCTGGGAACACAGCAGCTGGATGAGCTTGTGAACCGTGTGTTACCACACTTGAGCACACAGGCGGAGCTGCTTCCAGTGGGCAGTCAGACAGCCTGGAAGACCTCCCATCTTTCTACACACTCCTTTTTCTACAACAAGCATG GGTTCTCATGTGGTCCGACGCCAATGTCGGCCCAAGTTTTTTCCAGGCAGCAACCTtcacctcttctgtctctctgcacaGAGCTACAACACTGGCCAG TGTTGGTTCAGAGCAGAggctttaaaactttaaagagCAAAACCAGACGACTGCAGTCAGGCTTCGACCGCCCTCTAGAGTCTGAGGGGTTCACACCATCTTTTATGAAG GGTATCCTCTCACGTGACAAGGGGATTGAGGTGGAAAGTCTAGACACCCTGTTGAAGAACAAGAACATACCTAATGGACAACAGGATGCTTTCAAGAGGGGCTTTGCTGAGGGTTTCCTGAAAGCTCAAGCCTTGACACAACGGACACAAG ACTCTCTGAGGAGGACTCGTCTCATCCTGCTGGTGCTGCTTCTTGTTGGGCTTTATGGTATCTCCAAAACCCCTTTCCTATCGG GCCTGGACTCTGCAGTGGACCCTGTGCAGATGAAAAACGTGACATTTGAGCACGTCAAAGGGGTAGAAGAGGCTAAGAATGAGCTGCAGGAAGTGGTGGAGTTCCTGAAAAACCCACAGAAGTTCACAGCACTGGGAGGAAAGCTGCCAAAAG GTGTTCTACTGGTCGGCCCTCCTGGGACTGGTAAGACCCTACTGGCCAGAGCGGTGGCCGGAGAGGCAGATGTTCCATTCTACTACGCCTCTGGGTCAGAGTTTGATGAGATGTTTGTTGGAGTGGGAGCCAGTCGCATCAGGAACCTtttca GGGAGGGTAAAGCCAATGCTCCCTGTGTGATTTTCATTGATGAACTGGACAGTGTGGGTGGGAAAAGGATCGAGTCTCCCATGCACCCTTACTCCAGACAGACTATCAACCAACTGCTTGCTGAGATGGATGg GTTCAAAACAAATGAAGGTGTGATCATCATTGGAGCAACAAACTTCCCAGAGGCTTTGGATAA TGCCCTGATCCGCCCAGGACGTTTTGACATGCAGGTGACTGTCCCCAAACCGGACGTGAAAGGACGCACAGAGATCCTCAACTGGTACCTGAAGAAGATTAAAGTGGATCCAG CTATTGAGGCCAATATCATTGCCCGGGGCACGGTGGGCTTCTCGGGCGCTGACCTGGAAAATCTGGTCAATCAGGCCGCCCTGAAGGCAGCAGTTGATGGCAAAGACATGGTCACTATGAAGGAGCTGGAGTTTGCTAAAGACAAAATCCTCATGG GCCCCGAGAGGAGGAGTGCAGAAATAGATAAGAAGAACAAGCTGATCACAGCGTACCACGAATCAGGTCACGCAATTGTAGCTTACTATACCAAAGACGCCATGCCAATCAACAAGGCTACTATCATGCCCAGGGGCCCAAGTCTGGGACAT GTGTCCATGCTTCCGGAGAATGATCGCTGGAGTGAGACTCGCTCTCAGTTACTGGCCCAGATGGACGTTAGCATGGGCGGCCGGGTAGCAGAGGAGATTATATTTGGCCATGACTACATCACGACCG GAGCATCAAGTGACTTTGACAGTGCTACTAAGATCGCTAAGATGATGGTGACCAGATTTGGAATGTGTGAAAAG CTGGGTGTGATGACCTACACTGACATGACACAGCAGAGCCCAGAGACGCAAGCTGCTGTGGAGCATGAAGTCAGGCTGTTACTGAAG GAGTCTTACGAGCGTGCCAAAGCCCTGCTGAAGTCTCACGCCAAGGAGCACAAGAACCTGGCAGATGCTCTGCTCATGTATGAGACACTGGATGCCAAAGAGATCCAGCTGGTCCTGGAGGGCAAGACCCTGGAGACAAGATGA
- the yme1l1b gene encoding ATP-dependent zinc metalloprotease YME1L1b isoform X1, which produces MFSLSMTVQPQVTVPLSHFINVLHSLKSSVGSSSSATCKSIKHKEHASDSELDCTESMWNLRELGLSDLGTQQLDELVNRVLPHLSTQAELLPVGSQTAWKTSHLSTHSFFYNKHGFSCGPTPMSAQVFSRQQPSPLLSLCTELQHWPVLVQSRGFKTLKSKTRRLQSGFDRPLESEGFTPSFMKGILSRDKGIEVESLDTLLKNKNIPNGQQDAFKRGFAEGFLKAQALTQRTQDSLRRTRLILLVLLLVGLYGISKTPFLSVRFRTTSGLDSAVDPVQMKNVTFEHVKGVEEAKNELQEVVEFLKNPQKFTALGGKLPKGVLLVGPPGTGKTLLARAVAGEADVPFYYASGSEFDEMFVGVGASRIRNLFREGKANAPCVIFIDELDSVGGKRIESPMHPYSRQTINQLLAEMDGFKTNEGVIIIGATNFPEALDNALIRPGRFDMQVTVPKPDVKGRTEILNWYLKKIKVDPAIEANIIARGTVGFSGADLENLVNQAALKAAVDGKDMVTMKELEFAKDKILMGPERRSAEIDKKNKLITAYHESGHAIVAYYTKDAMPINKATIMPRGPSLGHVSMLPENDRWSETRSQLLAQMDVSMGGRVAEEIIFGHDYITTGASSDFDSATKIAKMMVTRFGMCEKLGVMTYTDMTQQSPETQAAVEHEVRLLLKESYERAKALLKSHAKEHKNLADALLMYETLDAKEIQLVLEGKTLETR; this is translated from the exons atgttttccttgtcAATGACGGTCCAGCCACAG GTGACTGTACCTCTCAGCCACTTCATCAATGTCCTCCACTCTCTGAAGAGCTCAgtgggaagcagcagcagtgccacctgcaaatcaataaaacacaagGAGCATGCCTCCGATTCAGAACTAGACTGCACAGAG TCCATGTGGAACCTGCGGGAGCTTGGATTATCAGACCTGGGAACACAGCAGCTGGATGAGCTTGTGAACCGTGTGTTACCACACTTGAGCACACAGGCGGAGCTGCTTCCAGTGGGCAGTCAGACAGCCTGGAAGACCTCCCATCTTTCTACACACTCCTTTTTCTACAACAAGCATG GGTTCTCATGTGGTCCGACGCCAATGTCGGCCCAAGTTTTTTCCAGGCAGCAACCTtcacctcttctgtctctctgcacaGAGCTACAACACTGGCCAG TGTTGGTTCAGAGCAGAggctttaaaactttaaagagCAAAACCAGACGACTGCAGTCAGGCTTCGACCGCCCTCTAGAGTCTGAGGGGTTCACACCATCTTTTATGAAG GGTATCCTCTCACGTGACAAGGGGATTGAGGTGGAAAGTCTAGACACCCTGTTGAAGAACAAGAACATACCTAATGGACAACAGGATGCTTTCAAGAGGGGCTTTGCTGAGGGTTTCCTGAAAGCTCAAGCCTTGACACAACGGACACAAG ACTCTCTGAGGAGGACTCGTCTCATCCTGCTGGTGCTGCTTCTTGTTGGGCTTTATGGTATCTCCAAAACCCCTTTCCTATCGG TGCGGTTCCGAACCACATCAGGCCTGGACTCTGCAGTGGACCCTGTGCAGATGAAAAACGTGACATTTGAGCACGTCAAAGGGGTAGAAGAGGCTAAGAATGAGCTGCAGGAAGTGGTGGAGTTCCTGAAAAACCCACAGAAGTTCACAGCACTGGGAGGAAAGCTGCCAAAAG GTGTTCTACTGGTCGGCCCTCCTGGGACTGGTAAGACCCTACTGGCCAGAGCGGTGGCCGGAGAGGCAGATGTTCCATTCTACTACGCCTCTGGGTCAGAGTTTGATGAGATGTTTGTTGGAGTGGGAGCCAGTCGCATCAGGAACCTtttca GGGAGGGTAAAGCCAATGCTCCCTGTGTGATTTTCATTGATGAACTGGACAGTGTGGGTGGGAAAAGGATCGAGTCTCCCATGCACCCTTACTCCAGACAGACTATCAACCAACTGCTTGCTGAGATGGATGg GTTCAAAACAAATGAAGGTGTGATCATCATTGGAGCAACAAACTTCCCAGAGGCTTTGGATAA TGCCCTGATCCGCCCAGGACGTTTTGACATGCAGGTGACTGTCCCCAAACCGGACGTGAAAGGACGCACAGAGATCCTCAACTGGTACCTGAAGAAGATTAAAGTGGATCCAG CTATTGAGGCCAATATCATTGCCCGGGGCACGGTGGGCTTCTCGGGCGCTGACCTGGAAAATCTGGTCAATCAGGCCGCCCTGAAGGCAGCAGTTGATGGCAAAGACATGGTCACTATGAAGGAGCTGGAGTTTGCTAAAGACAAAATCCTCATGG GCCCCGAGAGGAGGAGTGCAGAAATAGATAAGAAGAACAAGCTGATCACAGCGTACCACGAATCAGGTCACGCAATTGTAGCTTACTATACCAAAGACGCCATGCCAATCAACAAGGCTACTATCATGCCCAGGGGCCCAAGTCTGGGACAT GTGTCCATGCTTCCGGAGAATGATCGCTGGAGTGAGACTCGCTCTCAGTTACTGGCCCAGATGGACGTTAGCATGGGCGGCCGGGTAGCAGAGGAGATTATATTTGGCCATGACTACATCACGACCG GAGCATCAAGTGACTTTGACAGTGCTACTAAGATCGCTAAGATGATGGTGACCAGATTTGGAATGTGTGAAAAG CTGGGTGTGATGACCTACACTGACATGACACAGCAGAGCCCAGAGACGCAAGCTGCTGTGGAGCATGAAGTCAGGCTGTTACTGAAG GAGTCTTACGAGCGTGCCAAAGCCCTGCTGAAGTCTCACGCCAAGGAGCACAAGAACCTGGCAGATGCTCTGCTCATGTATGAGACACTGGATGCCAAAGAGATCCAGCTGGTCCTGGAGGGCAAGACCCTGGAGACAAGATGA
- the LOC121193536 gene encoding patched domain-containing protein 3, with the protein MAKCRSDCIERPLRICFEMMGCFIGSHPWWFLIGPVILSAGLGSGFYFLTDRMSNNIEEQFTPVDGQAKMERKYIQETFPGNESMFSSLRLSTSGNYATLIATSDGNILTVESLQDILHLDFKIRSMIVQFNNQSFEYGDVCAHVMGSCTSNEILDIIKYDASNIDAVNLTFPWYHSDLRKIPLHLNLGSVKLDQESSVVESAEAIQLHYYLREDTKAKTDLWLESFINLVSNESSTSVQVSYSTSMSMQWEFEKSPASVIYLFSITYTIAITFSIISCWRLDNVWTKVWVASCGVLSTGLAVLSGFGALLVLSQPFVMTAASCPFMILGIGLDDMFIMISCWQRTRVLDSVPDRLADTYRDAAVSITITTLTDALALFLGYSSPFGSVRSFCLYAGISVCFCYLYSITFLGACIALNGQREAEKKHWFTCAKVPEDLPSRNSKAFSICCAGGKYDKITEKEDTEFISHIFQQFYGPFLTHKVSKVLVFVIYAGYLAVSIYGCWVLKEGLDIRNLALDDSYIIDYYNNQRQHFSEYSCNVMVAVKQPFPYWGEEGQQQLHSCISNFESLNYVNSTFAWFLSFKHYANTTSVNINSQEAFQSHLSHFLELTSTFRQDINLTTDNEIQASRFFIQTLNKTTMKDMMIGLRKTAEDCPVELLVYHPAFIYFDQYTVIMDNTIQTIVVAAIAMLVVSLILIPRLLCSVWVTFAICSVIVGVTGFMALWGVSLDSISMINLVMCVGFSVDFSAHISYSFVSSPKSDVNEKAVDALAHLGYPILQGGLSTILGVVVLSVSSSYIFRTFFKVVFLVITFGLLHGLVFIPVFLTLFGAFEGCC; encoded by the exons ATGGCCAAGTGCCGCTCAGATTGCATCGAGAGACCCCTACGGATCTGTTTTGAAATGATGGGATGTTTTATTGGATCCCATCCCTGGTGGTTCCTGATCGGCCCCGTTATTCTCTCGGCAGGTCTGGGGAGCGGGTTTTATTTTCTCACGGACAGAATGTCCAACAATATTGAAGAACAGTTCACACCTGTTGATGGACAAGCCAAGATGGAGAGGAAATACATCCAAGAAACTTTTCCAGGAAATGAGTCCATGTTTTCAAGCTTAAGGCTGAGCACAAGTGGGAATTATGCAACTCTCATAGCTACAAGTGACGGGAATATTCTGACAGTGGAGTCTCTTCAGGACATCTTACACTTGGACTTTAAAATTAGGAGTATGATAGTGCAGTTCAACAACCAGTCATTTGAATATGGGGATGTTTGTGCTCATGTGATGGGATCCTGCACCTCTAATGAAATTCTAGATATTATTAAATACGATGCCAGCAACATAGATGCTGTCAATTTGACATTTCCGTGGTATCACTCTGATTTGAGGAAAATTCCCCTACATTTAAATCTGGGGAGTGTGAAATTGGATCAGGAGAGCTCAGTTGTTGAAAGTGCTGAAGCCATACAGCTCCATTACTATTTACGAGAGGAcaccaaagcaaaaacagatcTGTGGTTGGAAAGTTTCATCAATTTGGTTTCAAATGAATCATCAACTTCAGTTCAG GTGTCATACTCCACCTCTATGTCAATGCAGTGGGAATTTGAGAAATCCCCAGCTTCGGTCATCTATTTATTCTCCATCACCTACACCATAGCCATCACATTTTCAATTATATCCTGTTGGAG GTTGGATAATGTATGGACCAAGGTGTGGGTGGCATCCTGTGGCGTGCTCTCCACAGGTCTAGCAGTCCTGAGTGGTTTTGGTGCCCTGTTGGTGCTGAGCCAACCTTTTGTCATGACAGCTGCCTCCTGTCCTTTTATGATATTAG GTATTGGACTTGATGATATGTTCATCATGATCTCCTGCTGGCAGAGGACCCGTGTTCTGGACAGCGTCCCCGACCGGCTCGCTGACACCTACAGGGATGCTGCTgtctccatcaccatcaccaccctGACCGATGCCCTGGCTCTCTTCCTGGGCTACAGCTCGCCCTTTGGCTCAGTCCGGTCCTTCTGCCTCTATGCTGGAATTTCTGTTTGCTTCTGCTATTTGTACAGCATCACTTTCCTGGGGGCTTGTATAGCTTTGAACGgacagagggaagcagagaagAAGCACTGGTTCACCTGTGCCAAAGTCCCAGAAGACTTACCATCCAGGAATTCAAAAGCCTTCAGTATTTGCTGTGCTGGAGGGAAATACGATAAAATCACTGAAAAGGAGGACACTGAGTTCATAAGCCACATTTTTCAGCAGTTCTATGGCCCATTTCTGACCCACAAAGTGAGTAAAGTGCTTGTATTTGTCATCTATGCAGGCTATCTGGCTGTTAGTATCTATGGATGTTGGGTCTTAAAGGAGGGACTCGATATCAGGAATCTGGCTTTGGATGATTCCTACATCATCGATTACTACAATAATCAAAGGCAGCACTTTTCTGAGTACAGCTGCAATGTGATGGTGGCAGTGAAACAGCCCTTCCCATACTGGGGCGAGGAAGGACAGCAGCAATTGCACTCATGCATTTCAAATTTTGAAAGTTTGAACTATGTCAATAGCACATTTGCTTGGTTTCTTTCCTTTAAACATTATGCAAACACAACCAGTGTCAACATAAACTCGCAAGAGGCTTTCCAATCCCACTTGTCTCATTTCTTAGAACTCACCTCTACGTTCAGACAAGATATCAACTTGACTACAGACAATGAAATTCAGGCCTCCCGCTTCTTCATTCAGACACTGAACAAAACCACAATGAAGGACATGATGATTGGACTCAGGAAGACAGCAGAGGATTGTCCAGTAGAGCTCCTGGTGTACCACCCTGCTTTCATCTACTTTGACCAGTATACCGTCATCATGGACAACACCATTCAAACCATTGTGGTGGCTGCGATTGCGATGTTAGTCGTCTCACTCATCCTGATACCCAGGCTGCTTTGCTCTGTATGGGTGACTTTTGCCATTTGTTCAGTCATTGTCGGCGTGACAGGATTCATGGCCCTGTGGGGTGTAAGCCTGGACTCCATTTCCATGATCAACCTCGTCATGTGCGTTGGTTTCTCTGTGGACTTCTCCGCACATATTTCTTACTCGTTTGTCTCCAGTCCCAAGAGTGACGTGAATGAGAAAGCTGTGGACGCCTTGGCCCATTTAGGGTATCCCATTCTGCAAGGAGGACTGTCCACTATTTTAGGAGTGGTGGTGCTGTCCGTGTCTAGTAGTTATATCTTTAGAACATTCTTCAAGGTTGTGTTTCTTGTGATTACATTTGGGCTGCTCCATGGTTTAGTGTTTATTCCAGTGTTTCTCACACTGTTTGGAGCCTTTGAGGGGTGTTGTTAA
- the LOC121193171 gene encoding ras-related protein Rab-18-like has translation MDEDVLTTLKLLIIGESGVGKSSLLLRFTDDTFDPEQSATIGVDFKVKTLAIDGNKAKLAIWDTAGQERFRTLTPSYYRGAQGVILVYDVTKRDTFTKLENWLNELETYTTRNDIVKMLVGNKIDKEDHEVNRNEGLKFARKHSMLFIEASAKTKDGVQCAFEELVEKILQTPGLWESENQGQRVRLGEQEQASGRACGGYCSIP, from the exons ATGGACGAAGACGTGTTGACGACTCTGAAACTGTTGATAATTGGTGAAAGTGGAGTCGGGAAGTCCAG TCTCCTCCTGAGGTTCACAGACGATACTTTTGATCCAGAGCAGTCAGCCACAATAG GTGTGGActtcaaagtgaaaacactcGCAATAGACGGAAACAAAGCAAAGCTCGCCATATGG GACACAGCTGGACAGGAAAGGTTTCGCACCCTGACACCCAGCTATTACCGCGGTGCACAAGGAGTCATACTTG TATATGACGTCACAAAGCGTGACACTTTTACAAAGCTTGAAAACTGGCTGAATGAATTAGAAACCTATACCACACGTAACGACATTGTAAAAATGCTGGTCGGGAACAAAATCGATAAG GAAGACCACGAAGTGAACAGAAATGAAGGCTTGAAGTTTGCTAGGAAACACTCTATGCTCTTTATTG AGGCCAGTGCAAAGACCAAAGATGGCGTCCAGTGTGCCTTTGAGGAGCTCGTGGAGAAGATCCTCCAGACTCCCGGgctttgggagagtgaaaaccAGGGCCAGAGGGTCCGTCTGGGGGAGCAGGAGCAGGCCAGTGGCAGGGCATGTGGAGGGTACTGTTCCATACCCTGA
- the LOC121193170 gene encoding homeobox protein Mohawk-like: MHLLTEENSACLRMNKVAVMKSNTLLHLEDKKRAEERSRLNCVGLTQTGLTDGQNSDLLQRQDATENSSSIKYRRYGSRLGGVKVRHKRQVLQDMARPLKHWLYKHRDNPYPTKTEKVLLALGSHMTLVQVSNWFANARRRLKNTVRQPDLSWALRIKLYNKYIQGNAERLSVCSDDTDSDDEECHLQTPISQSNFGRPSSHKSVLEKQGSVLAMADSANSDDSTSPPSKYKSSLLNRYLNDTLRHMMAAKADGVTSSRKRRSHSESFSSNECDRDVVSPASSYDTETNFVYHMDTMDYTSTKCDRDQQQDRGQQRQDDQGWREIHAAVALTNLAQGQTHTVNRSSVTVPTVATGQSCTRQPFSITRTTIIDKICVTGPSSALRQSCTTGPTLTSRIIQKSSHISEVQTVKVALANSV; the protein is encoded by the exons ATGCACCTGTTGACCGAGGAAAACTCTGCGTGTTTAAGAATGAACAAAGTTGCTGTGATGAAATCTAATACCCTGCTTCATTTGGAGGAcaagaagagagcagaggagaggagcagactgAACTGTGTAGGCTTAACTCAGACCGGTTTAACAGATGGACAGAACTCAGACCTGCTGCAACGCCAAGACGCCACTGAAAACAGCTCTTCTATCAAGTACAGGAGATATGG GTCTCGCTTGGGTGGGGTTAAAGTTCGCCACAAGAGGCAGGTGCTGCAGGATATGGCCCGACCCCTGAAACATTGgctgtacaaacacagagacaaccCTTATCCCACCAAGACCGAGAAGGTCCTGCTGGCTCTGGGCTCTCACATGACGCTAGTACAG GTTTCCAACTGGTTTGCAAATGCCCGGCGGAGgctgaaaaacacagtgagacagcCTGACCTGAGCTGGGCCCTGAGGATCAAACTTTATAATAAATACATCCAGGGAAATGCTGAAAGGCTGAGTGTGTGCAGTGATGACACCGACTCAGATG ATGAGGAGTGTCACTTACAAACTCCTATCAGCCAGTCAAACTTTGGCAGGCCATCTTCCCACAAGAGCGTGCTTGAGAAACAGGGCAGCGTCCTCGCCATGGCTGACTCCGCCAACAGCGACGACAGCACGTCGCCGCCGTCCAAATACAAGAGCAGTTTACTGAATCGGTATCTGAACGACACCCTGAGACACATGATGGCAGCGAAGGCAGATGGTGTCACTTCGTCCCGCAAGAGGAGGAGTCACTCTGAGTCCTTCAGCTCCAACGAATGTGACCGAGATGTCGTCTCTCCGGCCTCGTCCTATGACACGGAGACCAACTTTGTCTACCACATGG ACACAATGGACTATACTTCAACTAAATGTGACAG GGACCAGCAGCAGGACCGAGGCCAGCAGAGGCAAGACGACCAAGGCTGGAGGGAGATCCATGCTGCCGTGGCTCTGACCAACCTGGCCCAGGGGCAGACTCACACAGTGAACCGGAGCAGTGTTACGGTGCCGACCGTGGCCACGGGGCAGAGCTGCACCCGACAGCCCTTCTCCATAACGAGAACAACTATCATAGACAAGATCTGCGTTACAGgaccctcctctgctctgcggCAGAGCTGCACCACAGGGCCCACTCTCACCAGCCGCATCATCCAGAAGTCTTCACATATCTCGGAAGTCCAAACTGTCAAAGTGGCTCTGgcaaacagtgtgtga